GCGAGGCCAAATTGGGTGTAAAAATAAGACTGCTTCCCTGTTCCAGTAAGATTGAAGTGGCCCATTTGTTGAGCACCTTTGAATCCGGCCTTGATGGGGTGATAGTGGCTGGATGTCCGGAAGGAGAATGCCAGTTTGTAGATGGGAATCTATTGGCCGGAGGAAGGGTGGCTTATCTTAAGAAGATGCTGGCTGAGATTGGATTAGAAGAAGAACGGCTCAGAATGCATCATCTGAACCCTGCCAAAAAGGGTGATTTGTCTGAAGTATTGGCCGATTTCTTAAATAAAATAAAAGAGATGGGGCAAAGCCCACTATTGACAGAACACAAAGCCCAGAACCCAGATGACAGAGAAATCTGACTTCTGAGGTAAAAGAGGATGCCCAAAAAATATCACATTCCCATAAAACCCACGCCGGGTAGGTTTCCCTCCATAGGTAGATTTTACATCATAGAACAGGACCAGTATTGCCTGCACTGTCCCACTAATTCTTGTGTTAAGTATAACTGTGCCTATGGCGTCTACAAAGAGCGAAGGTTTGATTCAAAAGAATGGAAGGATACCATTGATTATCTGTGTAAAAACTGCTTTCGCTGTATTCAGGAATGCAAGGCAAAGGCGATAAGCAAAACTAAAAATCCCGAGTATCTTCAGCTTGGGGATGACTATTGGAAGCCAGGCATAATTACTTCTCTCTGGTATCAGGCCGAGACAGGCAAGATCCCTGTCTCTGGAGCCGGTTACCGAGGCCCTTTTGTTGGTCCTGGATTTGATGAAATGTGGACCGACATGAGTGAGATAGTAAGGCCGACCAGGGATGGCATTCACGGCCGAGAATATATCGCCACCAATATTGACTTAGGCCGCAAACTCCCTTCCCTTAGATTTGACCCTGAGGGAGGGCTTCTCTCTACTCCCTTCCCTTCCATTGACCTGCCTATGCCCATCATATTCAATCCCCTTCCCTTTGGGGCATTGAGCGAAAATGTAACCCTGGCTATGGCTAAGGCCGCTAAAACCCTGGGTATTATGATGGTGGTTAATGACCGGGAGTTATCTCCTTCCCTTATTCCCTACCGGGAACACCTTATCCCTTGCCTTAACGGTGAAGGAAAGGAGATAAAGGGATCAAAGGCGGTAGAGTTTCCCTACCGGAAAGGCTGCCTATCCAAGGTTAAAGAACTTAAGGCCAAAAATCCGGAAGCGGTGGCCCTGATCAAAGTCATCTTAAATAAAGAAGCAAAGAGGACAGTATTGGAACTGACTAAAACCGGGGCAGAGATAATTCACCTCTCTGCTGATATAAACGGCCATGAGTTTGAAGAAAACCCCTCCTTTATCAAAGATGCCATCCGTAAGATTCATACCCAGTTAGTAGAAGAAGGTATCCGGGATGAAGTGACCTTGATTGTCTCAGGCGGTATTGCTCAAGCCGAACATCTGGCTAAAATTATGCTTTGTGGGGCGGATGGCTGCGCCATTGATCTGCCTCTTCTCATTGCCCTGGAATGCAGACTTTGCAAGAGGTGCGTCAAGGGCTTGTCCTGTCCTGTAGAGATTGATTCTATAAATCCTGACTGGGGGGCGAGAAGGATTGTAAACTTAATGGGCGCCTGGCATTCTCAATTAATAGAGGTAATGGGAGCAATGGGAATTCGAGAGGCAAGAAGATTAAGAGGTGAGACTGGTCGAGCTATGTTTTATGAGGATATGGAACGGGAGAGGTTTGGAGAGCTGTTTGGAAAGAGGAGCCGTTAATATGGAGGTAATATCTACCCCTTCCAGATACAGGAACCCTATTTCTAAATATATGGTAAAACGGGGGCCACAATGCATCAAATGCGGCACTTGTGCCGAGAAGTGTCAGGCAGATGTCCATAAGATTATACCCACTGCGCCCTCAAGACCAAAGGAACACCTATGTTGGGGGGATTTTTGTGATAACCCCTGTGTGAAGTATTGTCCGACCGGCGCCTTGAGGGTAGAGAATAATCCTCTCTTTGAAGCCCTGGGTGATTATCGCTGGACACCTGATTTGCTCCTTTCCACCTGGTATCAGGCAGAAACAGGCCAGATACCTCCGCCCTATCTGGAATACAAGATTGGGGCGTCAGGCGGTGGCTTCGATCGTTTGAGATTCAAATTCCCGCAGAAAAAGGGTGATATCCCTTTAGAGGAGATTTCCCTCTCCATAGCCTTAAACAGGAGTGGCGATAATCGTCCTACGGTAGAGATCGGGATGCCTATCTATGGCGGCGGAATGTCTTATGGGTCAACCGCTCTTTCAGTAATGACGGCCAGGGCTAAAGCCGCCTCTATGCTCAATACCTTTACCTGCACCGGGGAAGGCGGTTATCCTGAGGCCCTTTCAGCCTATGATGACTACGTCATCACCCAGGTAGCTACCGGACTCTTCGGGGTCAGGGAAGAAACCATTCAACGGGTAAGAATGGTAGAATTCAAGTATGCCCAGGGGGCAAAGCCGGGTTTGGGAGGCCATCTCTTAGGTGACAAAGTCACCCCGGAAGTAGCCAAGATGAGGGAAGCCGTAGCCGGTTCTTCCCTTTTTTCACCTTTTCCTTTCCACTCGGTCTATTCCATTGAGGACCACAAAAAGCATGTGGACTGGATAAAGGAGATAAACCCAAAGGCCCTGGTTTCGGTCAAGGTTTCAACTCCCACTGATGTGGATATGGTGGCCGTAGGCAGTTATTATGCCGGCGCCCATATCATCCATTTAGATGGAAGCTATGGCGGCACAGGGGCAGCCCCGGATATTGCCAAGAAAAACATCGCCATGCCGATTGAATATGCCATCCCCTTTGTGCATAAGTTCTTGACTGACGAGGGGGTTCGGGATAAAATAACCTTTATGGCCTCAGGGGGTCTCCGGACAGCCTACGATGTGGCCAAGGCCATTGCCTTAGGGGCCGACGGATGTGTGATCGGCACCGCCGAGTTAGTGGCTTTAGAATGTGTCAGATGCGGGAATTGTGAATCCGGCCGGGGGTGTGTCCGGGGGATTGCCACCACAGACCCGAAATTGTCTTCTATGATCACGGTTGATTGGGGGACGCAGAGGATTTATAATCTCTATTCTGCCTGGCAGACACAGCTTAAGGATATTCTCAGTAAACTGGGTATGAAGAGTGTCAAGGAATTGGTGGGCAGAACCGATTGTCTGGCCTATTTAGATTATGGCTGATTTGTAACTACTCAGTCCCTAAGACACAAAGATTACCAATAATAGCACACGGATTACACGGATGAGACGGATTGACACGGATAAAAATTTATTAGAAAAAATCCGTGAGAATCCGCCAAAATCTGTGTCATCCGTGTGCTATTCCATCATTCTTTTCGTGCCTTAGTGTCTTAGTGGCTGAATAGTTACGATGAGGACAAGATATGAACTGGGCTAAAAAAATTATTACTTCCAGACAGAATTTGATCAAGGCCTTCCCCCCTCCCAGGGCCAAAAAATCCGAAGAGGAAGGCGGCTGCGGGGTAACGGGCTTTGCGTGCTCTATTCCGGTAAGTGGCAAACACATCTTTGAGCCATCCATCCAGATGCACAACCGGGGTAATGGCAAAGGCGGAGGGATTGCCGCCGTAGGATTTTCACCGGATGAGATGGGTGTGTCTCAAAAAATTCTGAAAGAGGATTATCTGCTGCAGATCGCTTTACTTGAGCCTGGAGCTGGCCAAGATATAGAAGATAAATTTATCACGCCTTTCTTTAAGGTGGATAAAGCGGAACGAATTCCTACAATCAAAGATTTTCGCGATCTCCCCAGCTTAGAGGTAAAGCCGCCAGATGTGCAGCGATACTTTGTCAGGGTGAAACCGGATGTCCTGCGTGATTTTATCACCCGGAACAACCTCGAAAATATGGACCTTAGACGGGCGGAAGATGAATTTATCTATCAGAACAGCTTTAAGCTCAATCAAAAGTTCTATGCCTCTCTGGGGGAAAAGGCCGCTTTTGTCCTTTCCCAAGGGCGGAATATGATGATCTTAAAGATTGTTGGTTACGCCGAGGATGCGGTTAAATACTACCAATTGGAAAACTTTAAGGCCCACATCTGGATCGCCCATCAACGTTATCCTACTAAGGGCAGAGTCTGGCATCCTGGCGGGGCTCATCCCTTCTGCGGTATGAATGAGGCCCTGGTTCATAATGGCGATTTCGCCAATTACCACTCGGTCACAGAATACCTGAAACAAAGAGGCTACCACCCCCTCTTTTTGACCGATACGGAAGTGAGTATCCTTGTCTTTGATTTACTGAACCGGGTCTATGGTTATCCCTTAGAATACATCATTGAGGCCTTGGCTCCTACCACAGAGCTTGATTTTGACCACTTACCCGAGGAAAAACAGAGAATATACCGCCTAATTCAGGCTCATCATATCCACGGCTCCCCTGATGGCCCCTGGTTCTTTATTATTGCCAGGAATAATCCTTATGAGGATTATCTCCAGTTAATCGGCATTACGGATACCGCAATGCTTAGGCCACAGGTCTTTGCCTTATATGAAGGGCCGAGCCGGCCTGGCGAGCCGAGCCGGCCTGGCGGGCCGAGCCGGCCTGGCGAGCAAATTCAAATTGGCCTCATCTGCTCGGAAAAGCAGGCCATTGATGCCACCCTACATTCTCTGGCCAAGGAGGATCCCAGATTCTCTCTGGTGGCGGATAAATACTGGAATGCCAGGGGCGGAAGCCATACTGATGGGGGCGCTTTTATATTTACCCTTAAGGATGGGGGGTTAATCTGCACCGATAAATTCGGCCGGAGAATTTCAGCGCCGCCGGATCAGAAGTATACTGATCTAACCTTAGAGATCAATACCCCTCCATCGGCGACGTCCATCAAAGAGAGAATAAAGGAGTCGGCAGAGGCCTTCGGATTATTTGAATATATTAAAGGAGAGATTTCCCATTGGGATTATAACTGTTTTAGATGGGCGTGTGATGAGATGGTAAAGGCCTCTTTTAAGGAAGATTCAGTTAAAGGGACCATGATTGAGGCCTTGACCTTGCTTAACGACTTGCCGTACGATACCACCGATAAGAAGAGAAGCTTAATCCTGCAGATAATTAGAGAGGCGCTCCATCAGATTTTCTCTCGCACACCATATCTGAATGAAAAAGGCGACTCTCTTTACCGGCTGATTGATTGGGAAAGAAGAGAGAGTTTAAGAAAGCCAAAAGAAAGAGAAGAAGTGCTGATTATAAATGCCTCCTCCTTTCCTCCGGAGGGGGATGATTGTGACGCTCGAGTGATTGTTGAGGCGTATGCTCTTGGATGGAAGCGTTTTATGGCTTATGGATATAAAGGACAGAGATTCTGTGGCTGCGGGTTAGGTCCTGAGACAAAAGGTGTAAGGATAGATGTTTATGGTTCTTCCGGTGATTACCTGGCTTCAGGAATAGATGGGCTGGAAATATATGTCCATAACAATGCTCAGGATCAGTTGGGACAGATTATGAAGGCGGGAAAGCTGGTGGTTTACGGCGATGTAGGGCAAACCTTCATGTATGGAGCCAAAGGCGGCCAAGTATACGTCCTGGGTAATGCGGCCGGAAGGCCCCTCATTAATGCCGTGGGCAAGCCGAGGGTAGTCATAAACGGCACCTGCCTTGATTATCTGGCCGAGTCATTTATGGCCGGAGACTCTCTTAAGGGCGGAGGGTTTGTTATCCTGAATGGGGTTATGCGCGATGATAAAGGCCGAATCCGTGAGCAACCCACCCCCTATCCCGGCAGCAATCTCTTCTCCCTGGCATCTGGTGGGGCCATCTATCTTAGAGACCCCCACAGAAAAGTAGTGAAAGAACAGTTAAATGGTGGGGAATTTGTGCCTTTAACCAAAGAAGACTGGGAGGTCATCCTTCCTTATCTTAAGGAGAATGAAAGGATTTTTGGGATATCCATCGAGGATGATCTTTTGAGGGTAGATGGGGAAAAGAGAAGGCCGGAAGAGGTCTACCGTAAGGTGCGGGCCGTAAAGCTTTCGGTCCTGACCGAGGTGGCCAGTGCTGAGGAATAGAAGTCATTAGTGTCTTCTGGCTCCAGTCACCAAAGGTAATCGGACGGCAAACTCTGTTTCGGTTTGGAAGAATTCCGGCTCCGGATAACCCTGTTCTTTCAGTTCTCTTTTGCTGTTGGCTATCCCTAAGCCTAAGCAGGTCATAAGGCCTTGAAGGAATAAGAAATGGGTAACCAGTGGGTTTCTTGAAAAGCGACGATTTACTACCTCTTCTACTCTCATCCCTCTGGGAAGAATACCCGGGGAGTAGAACTCAAAGCGGTCATCAAATAATAGAACCTTTACGGAGGAATCAGTCCGGGAATAATCCCGGTGAGCCACGGCATTGGTGATGATCTCTTTTAGAACTTCCTCCGGATACCAGCCGAATTCACTGCTCAGGGAAAAGCGGTTATTATCTTTGATAAACCTTACCCCTCCTTCTATTTGAGCCGTCAGGGTTCCCTTTATCTCCATCCGATCGGTTATCTCTTCTCCTTCGCCGCAGATTACCTTAACCACTGCCTGAGGCAGATATCGCTGGGGCTTTCTACCAAAGCAAAGCAGACCCCCTACCGTAGGGACTGCCTCCGGCTTATAATCAGTCAGTATCTCCATATTCCTTAAAAGATCGATCAGAGAGATATCGAGATCATCTATCGAACGGTCGTATACCTTCTGAAGATAAGAATCTACCTTATTAAGATCAATGTCTTCTAATTTACTGCCGCGGATGGGAGAGAGATCGAAGGCCGCCGGGAGAGGTGAGGCCACAAAGCCGCTCTTTTCCTTCTGGCTTTCTTCTTTTTGCCTTAGAACACGAGGTAACGAAGGGAAGTCAATCCTCTCTTCGAGTTTTTGTCTGTGATCCGGTTGGATATATTCTTGCTTGAATTTCTCGATGGCGCTAAGCACTTCTTTCTCCAGACCCCTGGCCGGGATGTGCCTTGCCCCCCTACCCAGGACAATCAGCTTTAATTGACGATCTGAGGTGGCTACTTTAATGGAACCGGGTTCAGGACTCTGGTAAACCTGTCTTTCGATGTAGGTATCGGCTGTCTCTCCCGGCTTCGAGTAGATGACCTTTATGGATTCATCCCCTGAAATATCTCCTGGGCTTTGAGTTCCCTTTTGGCCGTCAAAGACAACGGTTACCTCTACGCCGGTGCAGTCCTGATACTCGGAAAGATACCGGATAAGCTCGGCTCTCGCCCCTTGCAAGCCTGCCTTCCTGATAAGCTTTCTTAGTTCCGGCCAGGCATTAAGTATATTATAACCATCAACAATCAAGGAAGAAGACAATTGTTATTTACAGCTCCATCTTGACCAGGTCTTCAAACTTCATATCTATTTCCAGGATACCGACAATCTCTTCATTTTCATCCCGAATAGGGGCAGAGACGGTGATACAAAGGGCCCCGGTTATGCGAGAAGTATAGAAATCAGTCACATAGGGGTTGCCGTCTTCTATGGGATGAATAAACCAATTCCGGTCGGAAAAATTTTCATCCCGAAGGAGATTTTCATACTTAGCCCGGTCAGCCCGTTGGGTCACATTCCGGGTTACCCTGTTTCCTTCCGCATCAACGATATAGATGAGCTGGATAAAATGATTATCCTCTACGGTTCGGATCATAACCGGCAGACAGCGGTTAACGTCCATAGATCTAATCTCCGGATCCTCAACCATAGATATAACCAATTCTCGACCTATCCGACCGGCCCTCAATTTAAGTTCTTCCAGATTGGAGTGGAATAGTTGAGGCAGATGCTTCTTGACCTGGGCATACATCTCCCTTTCTGCGATAGAGGTCACCCGTCCGGTCTTATACTGTTCTTCCACCCATTTCTGGATCTTGATTACCTCGGGATGCCGCTTATCGATCATCCTGTCACCGGTCAATTCCAGATGCCGGTTAATCCAGTGGGCAATCCCGGCAATCCCGGATTTATCACTTATGGCCACCTCTAAGGGACGATTAAGAAGCAGCTTGGTATCAAAGATATTGTAGATCTCCTCATCCTTCAGGGCGCCATCGGCATGAATGCCGGCCCAGGTGGTATTAAAATTAGTTCCGACAAAGGGATAATTGGCTGGTATCCGGGTTTTGAGTTCACGGCGGAAATATTCAGCCATCTCAGTAATAGCGGTTGTATCCACCCCCTCTGTTTCTCCTTTGAGGCCAAGGTATTCTATGAGCAAACCTTCAATGGGGGGATTGCCGGTGCGTTCTCCCAGGCCCAATAATGTCCCGTTGGCGGCTGAGCATCCATAAAGCCAGGCGGTAGTTGCATTGATGAGAACGTGGTGGAAGTCATTATGTCCATGCCATTCCAGTTGAGCTGAGGGAACGCCGCCTTCGTGAATAAGACCATAGATCAATTTGGGCACGCTTCTGGGCAAGGCCGCTCCCGGATAGCTCACGCCATATCCCAGGGTATCACAGACCCGCACCTTGACCGGAAGCCCGCTTTCTTCAGAGAGCTTCCTCAGTTCCTGAACAAAAGGAATGACAAATCCGTAGAAGTCAGCCCGAGTGATATCCTCTAAATGACATCTGGGAGTAATTCCGGCCTCCAGGGCGGTCTTAACCAAATCCAGATATCCTTCCATGGCCTTTTTCCTGTCTTTTTTCAATTTTAGAAAGATATGATAATCTGAACACGAGGTAAGAATCCCTGTTTCGGAAAGACCCATCTGCTTGACCAGTTGAAAGTCTTCTTTCACCGCTCTTATCCAGCCGGTTACTTCCGGATATTTATACCCCCTTTCCAGGCATTTCTCCACTGCCTCCCGGTCTTTGTCACTATAAAGGAAAAATTCACTCTGTCTTATTACCCCCCTTTCACCGCCCATCCGATGAAGAAAATCAAACAGAGTCACTATTTGATCCGGCGTATAAGGTGGCTGAGCTTGCTGTCCATCCCTGAAGGTAGTGTCGGTAATCCATATCTCTTCAGGCGGCTCCATAGGGATGATCTTGTAATCAAAAGGGATGCGGGGAACCTTATAGTAAGGAAAGATGTCACGCAGAAGCTCTGGTTCGTCACGTTCTAATAAGGGATATGTAGCCGCTGGTCTGGCTAAGACTTCCTTTAATTTAGTCATTGATTTCACCTCCTCTGTAAATTTCGATGCTCGATGCTCGATGCTCGATCCTCGATGTTCGATACTCGGTATCTACTCAAAATCAAGTTGAGAACTTGTCAATTGCGAGCCCGAACGGAGTGAGGGGAGGGAACAATCCGTCCTGTTTCGCCTTCGGCTTGCAGTCCTCGCATTACGACACAGCCTCTTCAAGGGTAATAATATTGCCCGCCCATTTCACCCTCACCCTATCCCTCTCCCATCAAGGGAGAGGGAATTTTGCTTTATCTCCCAACTAACTGCTTAACTTAGTTTTGAGTAGTTACCGAATTTTTAAGACGATTGCCTTGTTCGTGCTTGGGCATACGCTAAACAGATACAAAAAATCAGTGTTTCATCCGTGTAAATCCGCGGCTGAATAGTTACATTAAATTTATCCTGAATAGAGCTAAAAGTCAAGTCTTTTTTGCCATAAAAAAACCTCCCGCCGGCTATAAACCGGCGGGAGGTTTCTGATTAGGTCCGGAGCTATTTAAGGACAATCATCTTGCGAGTTGAGACGACATCTTTGGTGACCAATTGATAAAGATAGATACCACTGGCGGCTTCCTGGCCTGAATTGTCTCGACCATCCCAGTAAGCGGCTCGCTCCTTATCGACATATGTTCCGGCCGAAAGTTTCCCCAGGTCCAGGGTTCTAATTAGTTGTCCAGAGAGGTTGTAGATATTGATATTCACCCTGGTGTCTGTAGACAGGGCGAAGGGGAGCCAGGTCTCTGGATTAAACGGATTGGGGTAATTCTGGGAGAGGCTTGATCTGGCCGGTATCTGGGCGGCTACTCCCTGGGTGATAATGTGGGCCAGGAACTCTTTGATCGCCTGGTTACCTTCGGTATGGGGACTATTCTTTATGGCCTGATACATTGCCCTGAAGGCCTCCAGATGTTCGGCGTAATAGGCCGGATCAAACTGAGGCGACCGGTTGGGCGCGGCATTGGGGTTGTGGGTTTTGCCCCAGTTAAGGCCGATCACCAGGACATCAGAGGCATTAACTGTGCCGTTGCCGTTGGCATCAGCATAGCTCGCGGCTTCTGTCGACCAGATATAGACGGTTTGCACCTTCCAGGAAGTCGACG
This sequence is a window from bacterium. Protein-coding genes within it:
- a CDS encoding hydrogenase iron-sulfur subunit, translating into MKELSIIAFCCSRGLADLEEVVDCEAKLGVKIRLLPCSSKIEVAHLLSTFESGLDGVIVAGCPEGECQFVDGNLLAGGRVAYLKKMLAEIGLEEERLRMHHLNPAKKGDLSEVLADFLNKIKEMGQSPLLTEHKAQNPDDREI
- a CDS encoding glutamate synthase-related protein, coding for MPKKYHIPIKPTPGRFPSIGRFYIIEQDQYCLHCPTNSCVKYNCAYGVYKERRFDSKEWKDTIDYLCKNCFRCIQECKAKAISKTKNPEYLQLGDDYWKPGIITSLWYQAETGKIPVSGAGYRGPFVGPGFDEMWTDMSEIVRPTRDGIHGREYIATNIDLGRKLPSLRFDPEGGLLSTPFPSIDLPMPIIFNPLPFGALSENVTLAMAKAAKTLGIMMVVNDRELSPSLIPYREHLIPCLNGEGKEIKGSKAVEFPYRKGCLSKVKELKAKNPEAVALIKVILNKEAKRTVLELTKTGAEIIHLSADINGHEFEENPSFIKDAIRKIHTQLVEEGIRDEVTLIVSGGIAQAEHLAKIMLCGADGCAIDLPLLIALECRLCKRCVKGLSCPVEIDSINPDWGARRIVNLMGAWHSQLIEVMGAMGIREARRLRGETGRAMFYEDMERERFGELFGKRSR
- a CDS encoding glutamate synthase-related protein, coding for MEVISTPSRYRNPISKYMVKRGPQCIKCGTCAEKCQADVHKIIPTAPSRPKEHLCWGDFCDNPCVKYCPTGALRVENNPLFEALGDYRWTPDLLLSTWYQAETGQIPPPYLEYKIGASGGGFDRLRFKFPQKKGDIPLEEISLSIALNRSGDNRPTVEIGMPIYGGGMSYGSTALSVMTARAKAASMLNTFTCTGEGGYPEALSAYDDYVITQVATGLFGVREETIQRVRMVEFKYAQGAKPGLGGHLLGDKVTPEVAKMREAVAGSSLFSPFPFHSVYSIEDHKKHVDWIKEINPKALVSVKVSTPTDVDMVAVGSYYAGAHIIHLDGSYGGTGAAPDIAKKNIAMPIEYAIPFVHKFLTDEGVRDKITFMASGGLRTAYDVAKAIALGADGCVIGTAELVALECVRCGNCESGRGCVRGIATTDPKLSSMITVDWGTQRIYNLYSAWQTQLKDILSKLGMKSVKELVGRTDCLAYLDYG
- a CDS encoding glutamate synthase, translating into MNWAKKIITSRQNLIKAFPPPRAKKSEEEGGCGVTGFACSIPVSGKHIFEPSIQMHNRGNGKGGGIAAVGFSPDEMGVSQKILKEDYLLQIALLEPGAGQDIEDKFITPFFKVDKAERIPTIKDFRDLPSLEVKPPDVQRYFVRVKPDVLRDFITRNNLENMDLRRAEDEFIYQNSFKLNQKFYASLGEKAAFVLSQGRNMMILKIVGYAEDAVKYYQLENFKAHIWIAHQRYPTKGRVWHPGGAHPFCGMNEALVHNGDFANYHSVTEYLKQRGYHPLFLTDTEVSILVFDLLNRVYGYPLEYIIEALAPTTELDFDHLPEEKQRIYRLIQAHHIHGSPDGPWFFIIARNNPYEDYLQLIGITDTAMLRPQVFALYEGPSRPGEPSRPGGPSRPGEQIQIGLICSEKQAIDATLHSLAKEDPRFSLVADKYWNARGGSHTDGGAFIFTLKDGGLICTDKFGRRISAPPDQKYTDLTLEINTPPSATSIKERIKESAEAFGLFEYIKGEISHWDYNCFRWACDEMVKASFKEDSVKGTMIEALTLLNDLPYDTTDKKRSLILQIIREALHQIFSRTPYLNEKGDSLYRLIDWERRESLRKPKEREEVLIINASSFPPEGDDCDARVIVEAYALGWKRFMAYGYKGQRFCGCGLGPETKGVRIDVYGSSGDYLASGIDGLEIYVHNNAQDQLGQIMKAGKLVVYGDVGQTFMYGAKGGQVYVLGNAAGRPLINAVGKPRVVINGTCLDYLAESFMAGDSLKGGGFVILNGVMRDDKGRIREQPTPYPGSNLFSLASGGAIYLRDPHRKVVKEQLNGGEFVPLTKEDWEVILPYLKENERIFGISIEDDLLRVDGEKRRPEEVYRKVRAVKLSVLTEVASAEE
- a CDS encoding NYN domain-containing protein: MIVDGYNILNAWPELRKLIRKAGLQGARAELIRYLSEYQDCTGVEVTVVFDGQKGTQSPGDISGDESIKVIYSKPGETADTYIERQVYQSPEPGSIKVATSDRQLKLIVLGRGARHIPARGLEKEVLSAIEKFKQEYIQPDHRQKLEERIDFPSLPRVLRQKEESQKEKSGFVASPLPAAFDLSPIRGSKLEDIDLNKVDSYLQKVYDRSIDDLDISLIDLLRNMEILTDYKPEAVPTVGGLLCFGRKPQRYLPQAVVKVICGEGEEITDRMEIKGTLTAQIEGGVRFIKDNNRFSLSSEFGWYPEEVLKEIITNAVAHRDYSRTDSSVKVLLFDDRFEFYSPGILPRGMRVEEVVNRRFSRNPLVTHFLFLQGLMTCLGLGIANSKRELKEQGYPEPEFFQTETEFAVRLPLVTGARRH
- a CDS encoding histone-lysine N-methyltransferase codes for the protein MTKLKEVLARPAATYPLLERDEPELLRDIFPYYKVPRIPFDYKIIPMEPPEEIWITDTTFRDGQQAQPPYTPDQIVTLFDFLHRMGGERGVIRQSEFFLYSDKDREAVEKCLERGYKYPEVTGWIRAVKEDFQLVKQMGLSETGILTSCSDYHIFLKLKKDRKKAMEGYLDLVKTALEAGITPRCHLEDITRADFYGFVIPFVQELRKLSEESGLPVKVRVCDTLGYGVSYPGAALPRSVPKLIYGLIHEGGVPSAQLEWHGHNDFHHVLINATTAWLYGCSAANGTLLGLGERTGNPPIEGLLIEYLGLKGETEGVDTTAITEMAEYFRRELKTRIPANYPFVGTNFNTTWAGIHADGALKDEEIYNIFDTKLLLNRPLEVAISDKSGIAGIAHWINRHLELTGDRMIDKRHPEVIKIQKWVEEQYKTGRVTSIAEREMYAQVKKHLPQLFHSNLEELKLRAGRIGRELVISMVEDPEIRSMDVNRCLPVMIRTVEDNHFIQLIYIVDAEGNRVTRNVTQRADRAKYENLLRDENFSDRNWFIHPIEDGNPYVTDFYTSRITGALCITVSAPIRDENEEIVGILEIDMKFEDLVKMEL